Sequence from the Metopolophium dirhodum isolate CAU chromosome 2, ASM1992520v1, whole genome shotgun sequence genome:
tttctattttccaTCTCCATTTTTCTGTTAATAGCCAATCTGTCATTAAATCTCGATTCATCCATGCCTTACGGTTAGCTTTCCAATTAACACCTAACGTTGATACATTTACACTTTTGAAACAACGTGGTTTTAGTGATTTTCCTATTATTAACGGAGTTTCAAATTCCCCGATCATATTTACACATAGTAAAACAGTTAATCGATCTTTAGCTATTTTACCTCCACGACAAATTTCGTTTTTTAAACACAATGTTTTATCAGGAAGTGCTCGAAAAAATAAACCTGTTTCATcacaattgaatatattttttggttcatAATCtgaaattaatgttttcaatttttctaacCACTTTTCTACGACACTTGTATCAACAGAGTTACCTTCaccacatatatttttaaaagaaatgttaTGACGTTCTCGGAATTTTTGAAGCCAACCATTTGAAGCTTTAAAATTTTCTAGACCTACCTCATTTGCAACTTCTCGTGCTTTCTCTTGGAGCAATGGTCCAGAAACAGGTAAATTATATGAACGGGCTCTACAGAACCATTCAAATGTAACTTTATCTACAAGTGCTCCATCCGATGTCTTCGAAAATTTTCTCCTCATATCTTCATTGCCGTTCTCAgcgtaatattttttcaaattacacccatcttgtaaaatgttattcacctgtatttttcattaaatgatttttagataaattaaaacaaaatatgtatgtgcttaaattaaatatttagatttaccTGTGACTTGCTTATGCAACACTggtggcttggcgtggcgcgttggctgctaccagtcgcggaatgctactaggagtaagtaacggccacagctactagctcccggatgggtgaccacccgggttcatagtagttaaaaaccttaccacacatacacgtgtttgctacctaccgtaacaaccgttaaaacagtcgtaaaatcaacctactgtaccaaccttacccctaccaTAGTTCAttacccctacaacagctaatggccatagtcacCAGGCTTaagttcgataaaaaaaaaaaaaaacactgaattgataaaataatatttttgctattaaaatctaaaactattaaaaaaaaagtatttgaaaaatattttgtgaagtattccaaatacttaggaatattattatcataaagtattcgaatacatattctgaatacttttttttaagtattcggaatatgtatttgaaatacttttaaaaagtattttacccaagtctggtatattataattgagaGATCGGGCAAATTAACatgttatttactatttttaatctatattaaCAACATAATGCGTCAAATTCAgctaaatacaataatagtgtatataatacctaaacaaGTAGAAAAACGTATAAACTGCAAtacaattacttttaaaaagacTATGtttccaacatttttaaaatattcgaaaaaaacaaacattgaaTTTTGCGTGACATTTATCAATTCTTAAGACTAGCATAGTAAAAACCGTTAAAAACAGCAGAAATTTCCCAAGCTCTGGGCTCTGGTTACTACACAACTATACTCCGTGGTGAATACACGACTTAGGTACATACATTACgtattaacttatatttatgcGTATAACTTTGTGAAATAAATTGTCTTTATTGCAGCTATTACATGGTCCACTCGACCATCTCAAAGTTAGCCAACAGTGGTCTACAATTCGAGAGCAACATGTTTAGCATAATCAACGTGCGCTAACAAACACTTTCGCTACTAGCGTAAACTTAAAaccagacatttttaaatttaccccTGTTGAAAATAAAGATCAAACAAATTGAAAGTAatccaacaatgtccaacaaccaaaaaaaatgtttgggtgGATGCCTGTTAATGTTGTGCTGCTAAGATTActggattattttaaaatgtcatagtCAATTTGAtaagtcaaataataaaaatagaacatAGTTTTCACATAAATTACCATAGTCCGTAGATTCATCAGttgaattttaacaatttagGCTAGATACTATAAAAGTTTCATTGTTGAATcttaccttataatattatttttctaattcttTGACAAATATCTTGATGGCTGTTATGCCGCGCCGTTTATATTAATTCCGTTATTTATATCTCTGTATACTGTAAAGTGTATACGTGTACTATTGTACAGTTTTCAGATTATTTTCGTATTGTACTATTCGTGTTTACTGCATTGtaataatgtatctatataacaatgttattattaacattacttaaaaattagGGTCATTGATTACCAAACTTGTTTTGGAGGAAACTTCCTTTGGAATCGtaccattttttttgtttttggcggaaaaatatcatttttgcGGAGACGGGCGCTGGATATGCGTACAGCgtagatattatgttttgtgaAATCCGtacaatatgaaaataaaagcATACGCCTTAAAGATATTTTACTGTCTTACGCATACTATATATTGTGCAATTAACGTGGTTAATAACAGTCTAGttgataattcatattatagatTAGGTTAGCCACTCGAAATAATCGAAAGtcgttataatatagataatatgcgTTAATTTCGTTGGAcggaatttaattaataatttaattgaaatctagaaaaaaaatagtctgTTAGCATTTACAATTTGattgtaatacattatagtattatacgctTTGTCGTCTGTGACAAATATTCTCAGTTAATCTCTTTGTGGAAAACTACGATTCTCAtttcttcttatttttaatttacggtgGTGAAATGTGACGTCATAATgtcataaaatagttataaatgtatgtacgagtatatctatacaattattgtacgtagtcgtaataatataataaacgcgtAAAGTCTAAAGATAGTCATTGATCTGCcgacgactataatataaacactattGCAATACGTATTTAAATCGTTAGCATTAATGCCGTTTGGTTTGGTTTGGTTTTGATTTTCTCCACAGAATAATTGTTTTCCTCAAATGAAACCCAGAAGACGTCCCGggtctaatatatataatatggtgcaCGGGCACCTGTATAATCGAAGCTGTATACCgtgaatatatgaatatttatattttattcatacggCTGAATTTATCTATAGATATACTTGCGTTTAATCGTTTTTTGAAAGAAACATTTCGTGTACTTAACAGCTGATggcgaaaaataaataacgaaagGCAAAAAATAGCGGAGCGAGTATCCCGTAATTGTACGATAAAAAATACGATCGATTTTGGACTGCAGAAAATGGACTTTGTTCATTTCTAAGAAGAcgctaatttttatattatgaagattttttttatagaatcaaGTCTTTTTGATGATTTCtggtaaaataacaaaaccattCTCTGCAAAACATCgatttttaaccatattttgtttttatgtttactcTTTACATTGTCTGCTTCGTTTGAGAAATACAACAATTTCGCCTTTCTTATAGCAGGTACATAGTTTCACAGGTCACTGCCTAAAGGTTCCTGGCCCAGAACACGGTTACGAGTCATGTACTTCAACTCGATTTGCTTGAAGATAGTCcaaataaatttggaaataagTTCATATCGAATTGTTCATTCGAGGGATGCTCAAAGGTGTTGATATGTTCCAAGAATGATTGAACATCTGAGCATCCTAATTTCTAGGAATATCAGATTTCAAGGTTTATTTTATCCCCCAGATATTATACTAACTTTTCCACGAATGCAACGCCATCAAAACTTGCACAAattctgtttttatattttgtatttattaattttatttaatttaatttttaatgagatACAGTCTGGACCCAAGAATCTTCTATTAGTGTATTGTTTGAATGTTAACAAAATTACCTATTACCTTTATTTCACCCATTTgtcattatacttatacatattatattacctttgTAAAAAGTCGaataatgtttttctattaactaaattaaataaataaatgtgtacaTACATCGATCTTGGATACAAATCGACTCTAACAAGCTTAAGTTGTCCTATTTAGGTCtccgaaaaaaaaacactgtcaGATGTATACTGTAAAAAAATACCctcctaaaatataaaacaacgaccataacatttttaaatattaatatgtgtattgtatgtatgtattttgtgGTTTGATGGTCAGATTGTAATCGGAGCCGAATTTGTGAAAATCACATCTCTATTTGAAAACCCAAcgaaattgtaattattattgtttattcgcACACGAACATAAATACTTACGTGTACGTGTGTTTCGTTTAATCGGACCGATTAAGcttttaattccatattggatgtattattattatcggtatattaataaaacgaGCAGTGCAAtgaaataaattagatttttttaatgcatatccGGCAATCGGGCGACGGTTGCTCGTGTAaacaagtacaataatatagggtgtaaattaattttcactcgaaaaacggttttttgtataataatattatgtgccgcGGAACACTGTTCTTTTGTGGTCCGactcttttaaaattattctcatAAATTATTCGTCGTGGTTAAAAATCctgctattaaaataatgataaaaaaatctttgaacgaccattataatgataatataatagtgtgtgtgcataaaataataagatacaaATGGATActcatttgttattttataaaaacgaaaaaaaaaatataggcataatatttactatttagggtGGTGACTCTCGACAAGAGGGGCGTTCTTTTTCGAGGATGTCGTGAGATTAATATACACGCATGAACgtcatgtacatattattttatttatatacacgacCGTCCAAACGTTGGGTTACAAAATGTTTATGACCCTGTATAATTCAATGGAcggattttttttaagttgccATTTTACGAATTTCGTTCAATACATTACGACGTGCTGTTTTAATTGGACATTTTTCCAATTTGTCAGTCGAATCACGCTCGTCTTCATTGTTACTTTTATTGTCCAGACACAATTATCAGTATCAATCATATAACaaacactttttataaaaaaaaaaaaggctacTGTgttgccaattataaaaataatacgattgtaagatttttttggttaatttctttgtacctataaatagatatatagtcaataatatgtaatacgagAAGGAGCTTTATACTTTCACATTTTTCTACCAACTATTGTTATCgacgatttataatatgttattaataatttatatatgccATTCTTAGACATTACTGAAGCTTTAACTTACATTGGCCATTCCGCCATTCACTTCCAAAGTAATTAGTGATACGAAAAAACTctctttacaataaattaagaaaaaaaagttaacatgttattattacacCATCTACAATTatgagtaataattataatctgcATTCTATAGTATTCTATTAcctaattatactataaattataacgttattgtttattaaaataaaactcacTTCGAAATGCCAAAAAGaccaatgttatattaataagtattatttaatgagtaatgactattgGTTTAACGACATGAATATAGCATATAGGCTATATACTatgctatagcctataatataGATCCGGAATTTATAATTACCCATAATTTTTTCATTCAGCTctaagaattataaaaataattaattacgaaTGTAATCAAATACCTGTTATTATTACTTCTTACTTGTTCTTATGGATCTTGATAATTCTAGGATAATCTAAGGtctggacaatttttttttctcgaagTACCTATACAGTACGCTCACAAATTCTCAACACAGTGCACAATAGTACACTTGCACTCGTtgccatacaattatattaggtgtgtaatttaatacattatataagtatacagcCGATCGTGAAAACAGCTATTCCCAAATCGGTGTATTATGCacatcacattatattattatacactacgaATGTGATATTTGCGTAATAACGCGCAAAGGACGCgacaacacataatattattttgctaaaAAACTGAGTACGGtcgtaaaatattcatttaccCGCATTCATATTTTCACGACGATGTATCGTCGACACGGCCTTATGATACAAACGGAACGAGCTTCACCAGTCACAGTGCCAAAGcagcattttatataattcgaTGGAAAATACTTTCAGAAATTCGTCACTCGACGTGGTGTGCGCATATACATCAcaactgtatatattatgacataaaaatGAGTTTTGATTTTTCCCTCGACATCTCtatctctctctatatatatatatattatatcgctgTATTCTATATAATCATTCAAAACTGCTAGTTAAAAATATCATGTCTCCCAAAAATATTAACGCCAGTCTTTATAATAGATATACTAAGTACACGCGGTGTAGAACGTGTgaatatagaaaaatttaaagttttaaaaaaagtcaaaaactttttattccTTTCCTGAAAAGTATAGATATTGTGTCGCTTACAGCAAATAGCATTTTTCCCAATCGTATATAGTGCGGTTTTTAAATTGACGTTTATCATTCCCAAAGATAATTTTACCATTTATCTGTTTACGAGTTGGATTTAGGTTTGCTGTAGGTCAGACTACAGGGAGACAATATCAAAAAAGTGGACAACAGTTTTGTTGTATAGTAGATGtcaagtgtacctcgtcattgaataGTTCACTATAATCGATTTGTTAAATTAGAAtccaatgataaaatatcattgtatacgatacACGATTAAAAACTAATCGCGGAAACGATTTGTCATCCTGCAAgagaatttttttacaaatttgtgAATTCAtttgattttgacaaatttaatcaaaatatgaaattcaaacacttgtaaaaaaatttagaatatattttcaatatttttcaattactgtaagaaaaacttatgaaaaaccatgtattacattttcaagtttttttactgACAAACGAAAATGTCGTCAAATGTCTTTCTAACTAAAATAAGTACttagttataaataacaaatgtgtccgtaaaataatttgaaaactcaATGACCTATGTCTCCAAGTTAAATACTAGAACatatgttgtatatttaaattctcTACGTTAATAAGttcatttatgaaatataataaaaaaaaaggtgggcaagtgggtgtcgctctgctctACAGAAGGTAActagtgggtcactataatggatggtgttaaatttgaattcaatgatatttatcattgtataagaaaaacactctgagcgaaaacggtcaggcagcctatgatataaccaagtatatttgatgatattattgtgaataatgtaatttatatataacctatttaagtggaatcttgttttaaattttcaatccttagctataaaagttgaacattttatagatttttaactacaaaattattattacaattcaaatttgatacattttgtcaaaatttaaaattcaaactttaaatacttattgcaaaaattgtgcctatgcatttttaatattttttagctttgcattcaattttcacggtttttttttatcaaacaaataaaattttattgatatttataaaaaaaaaaatttaaaaaatttaaaactgacaatgacgGACATtgcagctcaaaaagagtaagacaaattattttaaaaattgtacggtgtatagaaaatgctaatataaacattatacgttttttaattacaacaaaatcagAAAATCgattgaatatcaaatgttgtaaaaatattcaaatactcataaaaatttaatttgactttgttctagaaatttttttctttgataaaggtagacaaatttattaatcctgtattacattttaaaatcttagatttaaaaagaaaattttttatgaatttctaactcaacctttttttgtaaattgtcgtcatttttacgtattttgtcaatatttgatctttaaatgattataaaaaaaaatgtgactttgaatttttaatttttttttatctccctTTGatacaatatactaggagccttccattaaattttcaaactttttaaaataaaattttattgatattttttgaaaaaaaaactaaaaaaaatggaaactgaaaatgttcgttaacagctcaaaataagtcaaaatatttagaaaatattatggtgtatagaaaatgctaatataaacattcatttaaGATTGCATGTACCTaaggtcatttgtttaagagttgcaccaaaaaccaaaatcgattttctcaaaaacagattttacgtaaaaattcccgtttttccttaatttttctttgtttttgttggcgtatttgaaaattactgggatttttttagttttgaacccttgaaataccaactagattcactttcctatcagcaaaaatactgttgaagtaaatcgaattatttttactgtcctaaaaggtgatgacagacacaaaaataaaaaaataaaaaaaaacagtaattatagtaaaatcaatacattcatcgttccactctgCAGAttctaataaaacaatatcGATTTAGTCAAAAACTAATAGGTATTGGATTACATGTTTTGTTGttcgtaatatttatttttatttttccggaTATTTTTCCCCCAAGTACAAACTGTATCTAAATACACCTACCTCAAAGTTTATCTCCTAGAAAAAGTATCTTCAGtcacagaaaaaaaacacataattgtcATACTACTACATCCTAG
This genomic interval carries:
- the LOC132938141 gene encoding tigger transposable element-derived protein 6-like; this translates as MRRKFSKTSDGALVDKVTFEWFCRARSYNLPVSGPLLQEKAREVANEVGLENFKASNGWLQKFRERHNISFKNICGEGNSVDTSVVEKWLEKLKTLISDYEPKNIFNCDETGLFFRALPDKTLCLKNEICRGGKIAKDRLTVLLCCKCINVRC